GTCGAGGTACGCGAGGTGAATCCGAGTCGAGGTGTCGTGAGCGCGATGGAACAGCAGTCGTCCGCAGAGCGCCGTCGTCGAGCGATGATCCTCGATGCACAGGGTGAACGTGTGAGCGCCATTGAGCGCGCACAGGGTGACAAACAGTCAAATATCATTCGTGCGCAGGGAGAAAAGCAATCGCAGGTCTTGGAAGCACAGGGAGATGCTGTATCGACAGTGCTTCGAGCGAAAGCAGCCGAATCGATGGGTGAGCGGGCTGTCATCGATAAAGGCATGGAAACACTCGCAGAGATCGGCCAGAGCGACTCCACCACGTACGTGCTCCCACAGGAACTCACGTCACTCCTCGGGCGCTACGGCAAGCACCTCACTGGCGGTGATGCTCGAGCGTCCCCTATCGATCTGGAGAGTTTGACGTTTGATGCAGAGACCCGCGATCTGATCGGTATCGACAACATCGAGCAGATCACTCGGGGAGAAGAGACGATCGTTACAGAATCCGAACGCAGTCAGTAATCGCTCAGAACTCCTCGGACTCGGGTGCAATTCCGGACTCGTCGATCTCGAATTCTTCGTGGATGTTTCGAATCCGGTCACGAATGTCCGCAGCCAGCTCGAATTCGAGATTGTCCGCAGCTTCCTGCATTCGCTGTTCGAGTTCCGAGATGTACTCTTTTGCTTCTGTGCTCGAATCGGGTTCGACGCCAGTGACGCCACTGGTGTCTGTCTTGCTTCCGGGGAGATTCGTTTCTCCAACCTCCTTCTGGATCGTCTCGGGTGTATAGCCGTGTTCCTCGTTGAACTGCTGTTGAATCTCTCGACGTCGCTGGGTCTCTTCGATGGCCGATTGCATCGAGTCGGTCATCTCATCGGCATACAGTATGACTTCGCCGTTGACGTTGCGTGCTGCACGACCCATTGTCTGAACGAGGGTGGTCGTAGAGCGCAGGAATCCCTCCTGATCGGCGTCGAGAATGGCCACCAGTGACACCTCAGGAATGTCAAGTCCTTCACGAAGTAGGTTGATTCCGACAAGCACATCGAACTCGCCGAGACGGAGTCCTCGGACGAGCTCGTGGCGTTCGAGTGTGTCCGTCTCATCGTGCATGTACTCGACCGCGACACCAGCCTCTTCGAGGTATTCGGTGAGATCTTCAGCCATTCGTTTGGTCAGTGTCGTAACGAGCACGCGCTCGCCGTCCTCGATCCGATTATCGATTCGCGTGAGGAGGTCATCGATCTGGTTCGTCGCACTAGCGGTCTCGATGCTCGGATCTACGAGATGCGTTGGCCGCACGATCTGTTCTGCGATCTGATCTGAGTGTTCGCGCTCGTACTCGGCGGGTGTCGCGCTGACGTAGAGCTTATCGGCAGTACGCTCTTCGAACTCCTCGAACGACAGGGGACGATTATCGTAGGCTGTGGGAAGCCGGAAGCCGTTCTCGACGAGTGAATCCTTGCGCGCTTTGTCTCCCGCAAGCTGGCCGCGAATTTGTGGTAACGTTTGGTGTGACTCATCGACAACAGTGAGGAAGTCATCTGGGAAATAATCGAGCAGCGTGTACGGTGGTTCCCCCGAGTCGCGGTCGCTCATGTGAACAGAGTAGTTCTCGATTCCCGAACAGTACCCTGTTTCACGGAGCATTTCGAGGTCGAAGGTTGTGCGCTCCTCGATGCGCTGGGCGGCGAGGAGGTCGCCTTGCCGCTCGAAGTACGAAACGCGTTCTTGGAGGAGTCCTTCGATCTCTTCGATAGCTCGTTCGAGGCGCTCTTCGGGAATCGAGTAGTGTTCTGCGGGGTGAAAGAGCACTGCGCGCTGTTCGCCCTTCGATTCGCCCTCTAAAACATCGATCTTCTGCATCCGATCGACCTCCTCACCCCAGAATTCGACGCGGACGGCGTACCGCCCATACATGGGGAACACCTCGACAGTGTCGCCTCGGACTCGGAACGTCCCTTGCGTGAAGTCTACATCATTGCGCTCGTAGTTAAGATCGACAAGCGATGCGAGGAGCTCATCACGATCGATCTGTTGACCAACTTCGAGCCGAAGGGCCATCTCCTCGTAGTTCGCAGGATCACCAAGCCCGTAGATGGCCGAGACCGAAGCGACGACGATGACGTCGTTGCGAGTGAGTAACGAGCGCGTCGCTGAGTGTCGGAGTCGATCGATCTCCTCGTTGATCGAGGCGTCCTTATCGATGTACGTGTCGGTTTGCTCGACGTACGCCTCGGGCTGATAGTAATCGTAGTAAGAAACGAAGTACTCGACGGCGTTGTCCGGAAACAGCGTTCGGAACTCGTCGTACAACTGCGCCGCGAGGGTCTTGTTGTGTGCAATAACGAGTGTCGGTTTTTGCACCTGTTCGATGAGCCACGAAACGGTATTGGTCTTTCCCGATCCAGTCACGCCCAGCAACGTTTGTTCGCTTGCTCCATTTCCATAGCCCGCAGCAAGCTGCTCGATGGCTGTTGGCTGATCACCGGCAGGCTCGAATGGTGCCTCTACGCGGAACGGTCGTTCGAGGTCGGGACGGTCGGGTGAGAGCGGTGACGAACCAGAATTGGAATCGGAATCAGAACTGGAACTAGAGCGAGGGCTGGAGCCTGAGCTTGAGCTGGGGTCACTCATTGTCTACGATTAGGAGCGAGAGCACTTCAGGAACTCGATTGCGGTGGTTTGGGTTCGTTCGAGAATATCGACAAACACGAACACGGCTACTGATTTCAGCTCAAATTCTGATACACGTTTCTATTGAGCGTGGATGATTTTGATGATTGGCAGCTTCTCTAATCGGGGCTGTTGTTTCTATTGCAGCGAGAGTTTGAGAGACGAGATCTCCTCGAAAGCGCGACAGTGTGGTGGCTTGAGCATAGCTTCGCTTCGTAGCGGTCGTTCTCGGAAATCCTAAGTAGCGGACTCGACAGAGTATGAGTATGGCTAGTTTCCCCGAGGCAGAAGATCGGCTCCTCAACAAGATGATTTGCATGCGCTGTAACGCTCGCAATCCGGCACGCGCAGACAGCTGCCGGAAATGTGGATACAAAAATCTTCGACCAAAGGCGAAAGAGAGCCGCTCGGTCTGATTTTCATCACCTTTGGTGGTTAGCTACTTGGTACAATTAGTCCTCACTTTCAAGGTAGTCCTGTTGGACTGAAACGATGGCAGTGGAGTCCTCGCACGCGGCGTAGCGAGAAAGTGGTTCGGCGTTGAGTTCGAGGAACGTGTGTCCCCACCGAAATTTCGAGAGGAGTTGTTCTGCCTGTTCACGCTCGCCGAGAATACACAGTGCACCGGCGAACGCTTCGACAGTGTTCAGCTGGAAGGGCTGTCCGTAGTTCACGGGATTGGCGGCGACGAGGAATGGGAGTGCTCGATGTGTGCCCCGTAGTTGGAATGCTTCGCTTTCGGCTGTTTCCCACGAGCAATCGAGTGCGATGAGGACATCGTCAGTGTCGGCTGGTGAGAGTGCCTGCTCTGCGAACGGATTGAGAACA
The nucleotide sequence above comes from Halocatena marina. Encoded proteins:
- a CDS encoding 50S ribosomal protein L40e, translated to MASFPEAEDRLLNKMICMRCNARNPARADSCRKCGYKNLRPKAKESRSV
- the uvrB gene encoding excinuclease ABC subunit UvrB — encoded protein: MSDPSSSSGSSPRSSSSSDSDSNSGSSPLSPDRPDLERPFRVEAPFEPAGDQPTAIEQLAAGYGNGASEQTLLGVTGSGKTNTVSWLIEQVQKPTLVIAHNKTLAAQLYDEFRTLFPDNAVEYFVSYYDYYQPEAYVEQTDTYIDKDASINEEIDRLRHSATRSLLTRNDVIVVASVSAIYGLGDPANYEEMALRLEVGQQIDRDELLASLVDLNYERNDVDFTQGTFRVRGDTVEVFPMYGRYAVRVEFWGEEVDRMQKIDVLEGESKGEQRAVLFHPAEHYSIPEERLERAIEEIEGLLQERVSYFERQGDLLAAQRIEERTTFDLEMLRETGYCSGIENYSVHMSDRDSGEPPYTLLDYFPDDFLTVVDESHQTLPQIRGQLAGDKARKDSLVENGFRLPTAYDNRPLSFEEFEERTADKLYVSATPAEYEREHSDQIAEQIVRPTHLVDPSIETASATNQIDDLLTRIDNRIEDGERVLVTTLTKRMAEDLTEYLEEAGVAVEYMHDETDTLERHELVRGLRLGEFDVLVGINLLREGLDIPEVSLVAILDADQEGFLRSTTTLVQTMGRAARNVNGEVILYADEMTDSMQSAIEETQRRREIQQQFNEEHGYTPETIQKEVGETNLPGSKTDTSGVTGVEPDSSTEAKEYISELEQRMQEAADNLEFELAADIRDRIRNIHEEFEIDESGIAPESEEF
- a CDS encoding DUF367 family protein: MEIHVRYEGDDDPEKCSARKLARFDLTELHQSARSVPPGIVLNPFAEQALSPADTDDVLIALDCSWETAESEAFQLRGTHRALPFLVAANPVNYGQPFQLNTVEAFAGALCILGEREQAEQLLSKFRWGHTFLELNAEPLSRYAACEDSTAIVSVQQDYLESED